One genomic region from Clarias gariepinus isolate MV-2021 ecotype Netherlands chromosome 22, CGAR_prim_01v2, whole genome shotgun sequence encodes:
- the LOC128510642 gene encoding uncharacterized protein LOC128510642 — translation MKLQLMKILLTFTFYLISGPVGCVDVIGYSGGSVIIISNLKVNSENSTYICKMENLECKEKKRINTGKNHSQEEKFRLYKNTQGSLTVFIRKLKPQDAGTYTMGVGTSQKTNVNLKVLNDSCCVGPKIMNGFHGQNTTFICNYPVEYEKDYKYIRKIDNDSVVKVILNTATKPQNGRFFFSDDRHVKVLSVNISDVSEDDDGFYLCGVHKRVFPIGYYSYFSEVQLQITVPTEISSDAVYSISSRVIIISVCVCVALLLIGGFALMIYKQRRKRILVLTTLSKGNEQVPPAALVYEEINHNNYISVSNTELYMSVASPTNPDKEIFFTVQPPQEQNLTYATVTFQKNPNDDSVPFSKDDSSTEYATVRHQPRLE, via the exons ATGAAGCTTCAGTTGATGAAGATTCTCCTCACATTCACTTTCTACCTAATATCAG GTCCAGTGGGCTGTGTTGATGTGATTGGTTATTCAGGAGGAAGCGTCATTATAATCTCTAATTTAAAGGTGAATTCAGAAAATAGTACCTATATTTGTAAGATGGAAAACCTAgagtgcaaagaaaaaaaaaggataaacacTGGAAAGAACCACAGTCAAGAGGAAAAATTCAGactttataaaaacacacaggGATCTTTGACAGTGTTTATCAGAAAGCTGAAGCCACAGGATGCTGGAACGTACACCATGGGAGTGGGAACTTCACAGAAGACTAATGTGAACCTGAAAGTTCTTAATg ATTCTTGTTGTGTGGGGCCAAAAATAATGAATGGTTTTCATGGACAGAACACAACCTTCATCTGTAACTATCCAGTGGAGTACGAGAAAGACTACAAGTATATAAGGAAAATTGATAATGACAGTGTTGTTAAAGTCATTCTTAATACTGCAACAAAACCTCAAAATGGCAGATTCTTCTTTTCTGATGACAGACATGTTAAAGTTCTCAGTGTGAACATCAGTGATGTGAGTGAAGATGATgatggcttttatttatgtggaGTGCATAAGCGTGTTTTCCCTATAGGATATTACTCCTACTTCTCAGAGGTTCAGCTACAGATTACag TACCAACAGAGATCTCATCTGATGCAGTGTATTCGA TTTCTTCCCgtgtcatcatcatcagtgtgtgtgtctgtgtggctCTGTTGCTGATTGGTGGATTTGCACTGATGATCTACAAACAGAGACGCAAAAGGATATTAG TTTTAACAACTTTATCTAAAGGCAATGAACAG GTTCCCCCTGCTGCTCTTGTCTATGAGGAGATTAATCACAACAACTACATTTCTGTCTCAAACACTGAACTTTATATGAGTGTTGCATCACCGACTAACCCCGATAAAGAGATCTTCTTCACAGTACAACCACCTCAAGAACAGAATCTCACTTACGCCACTGTGACTTTCCAGAAGAATCCAAATGATGATTCAGTGCCATTCAGTAAGGACGACTCTTCCACTGAATACGCCACTGTCCGACACCAACCAAGGCtggaataa
- the LOC128510739 gene encoding uncharacterized protein LOC128510739 isoform X2 has protein sequence MQSFGQKRELPLEHFLASWKEQRKSRTAEVKLHFIFTLCLISATTTMISTTFTETPETDSNTVIIIIIVGICAACLLIGGCLLIIYKLKHKRKLGSQPLSQDNAHTPSVYENDQFKCSSYENMGIKIRSNYQNQNPSTSQSKSTYQTLDPETNQADSGYGSLTNTTNQLRSYYQRLNPAAQTNSIYHTLHS, from the exons ATGCAGAGCTTTGGGCAAAAAAGAGAACTTCCACTAGAACATTTCTTAGCGTCCTGGAAAGAGCAAAGGAAGAGTAGAACTGCAGAAGTGAAGTTACACTTCATCTTTACGCTCTGCCTAATATCAG ccacCACCACAATGATATCAACAACATTTACTGAAACCCCTGAAACAGACAGTAACAcagtcattatcatcatcattgtggGTATCTGTGCTGCTTGTCTGCTGATTGGAGGATGTCTTCTAATAATCTATAAACTAAAACATAAGAGAAAACTAG gttcacaacctttatcccaagACAATGCACAC ACGCCTTCTGTTTATGAGAATGACCAGTTTAAATGTTCGTCCTATGAAAACATGGGCATCAAAATAAGATCAAACTATCAGAACCAGAATCCATCTACAAGTCAGTCAAAGTCAACGTACCAAACGCTGGATCCCGAAACCAACCAAGCTGATTCAGGCTATGGGTCTCTGACTAACACCACCAACCAATTACGTTCATACTACCAACGTCTGAATCCTGCAGCTCAGACTAACTCGATTTACCATACTCTTCATTCTTGA
- the LOC128510739 gene encoding uncharacterized protein LOC128510739 isoform X1: MQSFGQKRELPLEHFLASWKEQRKSRTAEVKLHFIFTLCLISAPCIMASATTSESLKHSMHFTTTTMISTTFTETPETDSNTVIIIIIVGICAACLLIGGCLLIIYKLKHKRKLGSQPLSQDNAHTPSVYENDQFKCSSYENMGIKIRSNYQNQNPSTSQSKSTYQTLDPETNQADSGYGSLTNTTNQLRSYYQRLNPAAQTNSIYHTLHS; this comes from the exons ATGCAGAGCTTTGGGCAAAAAAGAGAACTTCCACTAGAACATTTCTTAGCGTCCTGGAAAGAGCAAAGGAAGAGTAGAACTGCAGAAGTGAAGTTACACTTCATCTTTACGCTCTGCCTAATATCAG CTCCCTGCATTATGGCATCAGCAACAACGAGTGAAAGCCTCAAGCATTCAATGCATTTTA ccacCACCACAATGATATCAACAACATTTACTGAAACCCCTGAAACAGACAGTAACAcagtcattatcatcatcattgtggGTATCTGTGCTGCTTGTCTGCTGATTGGAGGATGTCTTCTAATAATCTATAAACTAAAACATAAGAGAAAACTAG gttcacaacctttatcccaagACAATGCACAC ACGCCTTCTGTTTATGAGAATGACCAGTTTAAATGTTCGTCCTATGAAAACATGGGCATCAAAATAAGATCAAACTATCAGAACCAGAATCCATCTACAAGTCAGTCAAAGTCAACGTACCAAACGCTGGATCCCGAAACCAACCAAGCTGATTCAGGCTATGGGTCTCTGACTAACACCACCAACCAATTACGTTCATACTACCAACGTCTGAATCCTGCAGCTCAGACTAACTCGATTTACCATACTCTTCATTCTTGA
- the LOC128509905 gene encoding uncharacterized protein LOC128509905 has protein sequence MKLQLIKILFTFTLYLISGPVGCVDVIGYSGGSVIIISNLVGREKSKYLCKVENRECKEINSIKTGKNRIQEEKFILYENTQGFLTVFIRKLKPQDAGTYTMGVGTLKTDVNLKVLNDSCCVGPKITNAFRGQNITFTCNYPAEYKEHKYIEKIDNDRVVKGILNTGTPPQNGRFYISNDRRAKVLSVNISDVSEDDDGFYLCGVHKRVFPIGYFSYFLEVQLQVTASTFMMTSAAPTGISSHVGHSISFYVIIISACVCVALLLIGGFALIIHKRRNKKILGSTPSSKRDETVSPAARVYEEINHDNHVSASDTDIYMTASPPNPDKEIFFTEQLPQDQNLTYSTVSFQKNLDDDSVAFSKEESSTEYATVQHQPRLE, from the exons ATGAAGCTTCAGTTGATAAAGATTCTCTTTACCTTCACTCTCTACCTAATATCAG GTCCAGTGGGCTGTGTTGATGTGATTGGTTATTCAGGAGGAAGCGTCATTATAATCTCTAACCTAGTGGGAagagaaaaaagtaaatatcTTTGTAAGGTGGAAAACAGAGAGtgcaaagaaataaacagtATAAAGACTGGAAAGAATCGCATTCAAGAGGAAAAATTCATCCTTTATGAAAACACACAGGGATTTTTGACAGTGTTTATCAGAAAGCTGAAGCCACAGGATGCTGGAACGTACACCATGGGAGTGGGAACTTTGAAGACTGATGTAAACCTGAAAGTTCTTAATG ATTCTTGTTGTGTGGGGCCAAAAATAACGAACGCTTTCCGAGGACAGAACATCACCTTCACCTGTAACTATCCAGCGGAGTATAAGGAACACAAGTATATCGAGAAAATTGATAATGACAGAGTTGTTAAAGGGATTCTTAATACTGGAACACCACCTCAAAATGGCAGATTCTACATTTCTAATGACAGACGTGCTAAAGTTCTCAGTGTGAACATCAGTGATGTGAGTGAAGATGATgatggcttttatttatgtggaGTGCATAAGCGTGTTTTTCCTATAGGATATTTCTCCTACTTCTTAGAGGTTCAGCTACAGGTTACAG CCAGCACCTTCATGATGACATCAGCAGCACCAACAGGGATCTCATCTCATGTAGGGCATTCAA TTTCTTTTtatgtcatcatcatcagtgcgtgtgtctgtgtggctCTGTTGCTGATTGGTGGATTTGCACTAATAATTCACAAACGGAGAAATAAGAAAATACTAG GTTCAACACCTTCATCTAAACGTGATGAAACG GTTTCCCCTGCTGCTCGTGTCTATGAGGAGATTAATCACGACAACCACGTTTCTGCCTCAGACACTGACATTTATATGACTGCATCACCCCCTAACCCTGATAAAGAGATCTTCTTCACAGAACAACTACCTCAAGACCAAAATCTGACTTACAGCACTGTGAGTTTTCAGAAGAATCTAGACGATGATTCAGTGGCTTTCAGTAAGGAGGAATCTTCCACTGAATACGCCACTGTCCAACATCAACCAAGACtggaataa